Below is a genomic region from Miscanthus floridulus cultivar M001 chromosome 1, ASM1932011v1, whole genome shotgun sequence.
GACGCCCAATCTCAGCATAATAAATTACTCGTCTTGCTATTTAGCATCCGGTTCTCATCTTCTATGTCAGTGGATTAGGCTGGTGTGCCGTCTTGAGCCTCTTCTGTACCATCATAGTCATGGGCTCTGTGATTTTCCGCTTCATTTGCCGGTTCCTCATgatccacagcagcagcagctaattCCTTGTCATCAGTAATGCTCTTCATCAGCCTTTTTGATCTTTTAGGCCTTGGTTCAGCAGTTCATTTTCTGTGTGACTACTCCCCGGATGATCTCCCACATCGGGCTCTCCAGTCTTGTCCGTATTGTCATTATCATGAGTATTCGTATGTTTCTTGTGGGAGCTCTTTTTCtggaaatatttttcaaaaaaaacttAAATTAGCAAGGcttctgaaaaaaaaatcaagttgGATAGACAAGGTGGCAAAAGAACATATGAAAATTATTTTGAGCATAATTGCTTTGCACACTAGAAAGTTACGGATACAAAAGGTCTCAACTCTCAAGAGTGTCAAATAGAACAGCAGTTTTGGATTGCAAGATAAGGCAGCCCAATATGACGTCAAGGTGCATAATGGCTCACGAAGGCAAATACAAGAAATTTATAGTAGCAGAGAATTCTCAAGCCCAAGCATTTCTGTTTAGTGCTCTCAATTTGCAATGATATATTGCACAAATACAGCAGTCATATTATAGTTATCATATGGACTAAAATGCAAGTCAAGTTCAACTGATATAGCCCAAAACAAAACCCCATATAAAGATTAAATGGGTTATTAAATTAAGTTCAATCCATTGAGGCCGGGCTCTTTCAGGTTCGCTACTTGCTTGCAGCAAATCATTGGCTCTCCTATGTTGGATCAGTGGCGAAGTCAGAGCTGGGGCTTCTTGTGAGTAGTGGTGTGTTAGGGCTTCAGCTGATGTTTGTTGTGGGAAATCAGAGCTGCTTATCGCTATAACTTGTGATGAGCTCAGCAACGATGACGTGCGGTGGGCTCCATCGGTTGTGTTATCTTTGTGTAGGTGGGTTGCTTAGGGTTAGTCATCTGGGTTGTCGTGTTTAGGGTTTTCGCCACCTTTAATAACTGTGCGATGTGAGGTTTTAGGCCTGGTTCCCCTTATAAACTGGGTCAATTCTGTTTCTTCTTAATTGAAGGGCAGAGATCCTGCCATTGCGTTAAAAAAAAAGCTATGCAAAATTGAATTTATGTTTCCTTTTACACTAAGTTTTAAATTCATGCTTGCATATTGAATTCTTTTGTCATTCATTTGCTTCCAAGTGCATATGAACAATTGAAGAAAACTCAAGAAACTGCAGGTATATATACATCAGAAAAGAACAATGACAGTTCGGAGGATGTGGGATACTCGTACTACAAAATAAATTAAACAGGTACCTCAATAGCTCAAATATATTTCACACATGTACCTTTTTGCTGGTTGTTTTATCTTGATCTACAGCTtctgcagtagcagtagcagtagcagtagcagtagcatcaTCCAAGTCTTCGAGCGTCAAATCTCCTTCTTTGTCAACCTTGATGCCCTTAGCTCGTCTTTTCTTTTGTCGATCCTTCGCCTAAAATGACAAATGGAGATGAAAAATGTTGTTTTTGCAAGACTTTTTCCCATTGAATTTAAATATAGTATTGTTTCCAAAAACAAGGGGGGAAAAGGATATTATACAAAATCGGTACTAGAAGCCATTGTTACAAGCGGGTGGACCAATATTTTCATATAAATAAGTCTAACAGACAGGTAAAATTTATGTCACCATAAAATATTGAGACACCAGTGGCCCTGCCTACCAGCAAGAACAGTAAATTTCTGGACAGTTGAACAATATAGAGCACAATAAAGTATAATCATAATGATGTAATAACAACAATAACACCTCACTATGATGGCCAAAAAGCAAAGAGCACATTATGTGTCCCCCCTCCCCCACCACCAGTAAAAGCTAAACTATGTTGTCCCTTCATTTCTACAAATTTAACACATGTTCGTCTTCCCCTATTTCCCCCTTTTTCAGAGGGATCCAAAGACTCCCAGTTGTCTTTGTCAGTCTAATCCTCTCTCTTCATGCAACTGGGCAATCCTCCAAGGATGCAATTTGAGAAATGTATTGCTATATCATGCAGGTATCATTAAGTATTGTACTATTGGAGATGATGTAtccaaaaaaatcaaaattgtTCTGATACTTGCAAATATATATCCCCTACGCATTGGTTCGATTCCGTGTACATGTGACATATCATAGCAATTGCTACAAGCCAATACTGATATTGCAAAATGTATTTCTGTTTGATATGTGCTCCAATTGTACGAGTATCAGATATTCAGATAAGTGACCAAAAGATGGAAATGACACTATATATAATGTTTACCCGCATGGATATTTCTTTCAACTTATGTGCAATCTGTGTGTCATCAATAAGTAATGAAACAACATCCTCTTGTCTCATCAAATGATCATCCTGGACATGTTTCCCCTTCATAACCAACTCTTGCACTGCATTTTTCTGCTTTGCTCTTTGTAATATTTTCTCCTCAATAGTATCTTTGCATATAAGCCTGTACACAGTTACCTAAAATTGCGTGTTTCAAAGAAAATATAAGGACCTGACCTATTATAAAACTTCTTCATACAAAATAAAACAACAAAGATATTTAGTTCCAGTAACAGCCAAGAAGCCAATTCACAACAAATGGTCACAAATACTACTTGCTTTGGACATAAGCAGTTGAACTTTAAAAATTTTATCAATATCCCTTAGCAAATACATTGCAAACTCGAAAAAAACATGTCTAGATTTGTCTCAGAAAGTACCCACATCACTTTATTAGGTTCTATAAACATACTACAACAGGAATTAGCAGTAAAAAAATATGCTTTGGAGATTGCGTTGATATCCAAGACAAATATTTGTGACTAGTAGCAACACGGAATGCTAGCGGAAGAGTTAACAGGGTTGACAATTAAGTCTGACTTTATTGTAGAACAACAATCTACAaggtgaaaaaaagaaaaaaaaaaaggagtGGTGGACACTTTTAAACTAAACTGAATGAAAGGAATGATGATTAAAAGTGGACAAGAAAATTAAACAGCTTGTTAGCTTTCATTAATAAagaggcgtacccagtgcagagagctcccactctgtgcggggtctggggaagggtgttagtggcaagccttaccctcgcctgtgcaatgcgaggagaacgcgactcgaacccgggaccttccggtcacaggcggtaagactctaccgcttgcaccaggccaacCATAAAGATTATCATACAGCAGTTAGTCAAACTTCAGAAGTGACATGTTTTCATAGTAAGTTTGTCATGAAGTTCAGATGtcatttaaaaatcataaatgaTGGTCTGTGAAATGAAGGAAATAAACTTAGCATAAACTGAAGTTTCAGTTACCTCCTTTGTTTGACCAAGTCTGTGCGTTCTATCCATTGCCTGCTGGTCTTGTGTTGGATTCCAGTCAATTTCATAAAAAATAACAGTATCAGCAGCAGTCAAATTAATACCAAGCCCCCCAGCTCTTGTGCTTAACAAGAAAACAAATACATCATTCCtgcagagaagaaaaaaaatggttAAGGCCATGTTTCAACAGAGTTATGTCATCATATTGCAGCAGTCAACCCTGCCACCAATACATTAATATGCATACCTATTCTGGAAATCTCGGACCATGTCACGGCGGTCTGAGATTGCAGAAGACCCATCAAGTCTGAAATACTTGAATTTTCTGAAATTCATGTAATCCTGAAAATATAACATATTTGGTCGTAAATTGGAAGAATACTAATTTTAGTACACCACAACAGTACATTCTCCAGGAATAATGGACAGATAACTCATTTTTTTCCTTGAATTtgcaggagagctgtgtatcattgcattaaggagaagagaaaaaaaaatacagaaACACACAACATCCACACACTCAGCACAACTCACACAACCCAACCCCTGACACAAGAGTTTTCAACTGTGCTGAAATATTTAGAAATCTATTTTCAGTCCCTTCATGAAAATCACAATGTTTGCATTACAAATAGTGGAAACGGAAATTGCTACCCGTCTTCTGAGCATCATTTGGTACCCATGGCTACAAAAGTATATAACTAAACTTATAGCATTAGTAGATTTCGCAAATTGTAAGTGCATACCGCATAGAAAGTACAAACATGTAGCATAGTGCACACATTAAATAGTAAACATGTAGCATAAAGTAATACCTCAAGAATGTCCAACATTTTAGTCATCTGGGCAAAAAGAAGCACGCGATGACCTTCAGCTCGAAGGCGCCGTAGTAGCATATCCAAGGTGTGGAGCTTCCCAGAATCCTGTCATCAAGCACTCCATATAGTAACACAGTACCACAATAGCTAAAGTAAGGTGCAATAAAAACAGAAATTGCTTGGCCTTTATGTAAAGGAGTTCACTCCAAGCGTTCTAATAATCAAGTTATTTCCTGTCCAAAGACATATAAATGATAACTTGGGACCTCTATTTGGATGAGggatttcttctagaaacttTCAAcctttggttcaaatttaatctaATCTAAGGAACTGAACCAAATGTCCAAACAGGACTAAAAGGGTGATGAAATTATGCAGGTCAGCCGGTGAAAGAGCAAACATAAACAACAATGTGCAATTGTGCCACATAACACAGCAGAAGTGGTGAAGACTTACGGTGAGCATTTTAGCTGGATCAAAATTACTCATCGGTGGAGAAGACCCAAATATCCTATAGGGTAGCTGCAGCATCGGCTCAAGGATGGGGAAATCAGTATTGAGTTCTTGTATCAAAGGATGAAGAGCAACTGGTTGTCTAGGACCATTGAACTCAGAAGTACGAGCAAATCCCAGGAACAGTTTCTTGGCCCAAGGATCATGCATCTCATCGGTGAACTTATAGGCAAAATTTCGATCAGCACACCAAACATTTATCTGGCAAAGGGGGAAGGGCTGTTAATGAACACTGACAATACATTTGATAAAACAGATAGATGTAAAAGAACAACTCCTACAATACTTGGAGGTTCCAAACTCTTAACATTTGAGCAAAAAATGTACTCAGTTGACTCTATACACACAGATGGCCTCATGCAATGCAATATACAAAAGAAACCGACATGAATAAGACAAATGGACTCACAGGTGGTGCTCTAGCTGGCGGAATAAAAGCATATGCTGAACGAAGAAGCCTTATGTTCGAAGCAAGCCTGTCACGGTGAGAAAGCACCAGTGCTTCATATGGGCCGTCACTTGGCCCAGTCCCAATCTTTGTCCTAAGCAAACTGGGCTTGCCCTTTGTAGACGAAAGCAACAATCGGGCAACTGCACGAACTTTTGTGGAATCATTCTGACTGGACTGGATGTCAGGATCTTCTGAATCAAGAAATGCATCCATGATTTCATCAGTGTAGTTCCTATTCCATTGCATTACTGAAAACACTAGTCTCTCAAATAATGAAGCAGTAGCCAGGAAGGAAGCTTCAACTGGGCACAGATTTGACAAACGTGTAAAGCCAAATGCACCAGATGATAGAACAGACTCATTTGATGAATTAACTTCTGGAATGGCTGAGCGATGGATATTGCTGGCCAAAAATATATTAAACAGCCTGTTCAAATATCCATTCTGAAATCCACAGATGTTTCCAGAATTTTCCGTGTTGCAGATGATTCCCTCATAAACTAACTTTGGAATCTGAGGAGATTATGTAAGATAGATATTAATACAATGTTCATGATCAGGAAGAAATATATGCAGGAGGTTGTACAAGTGTGGCCAATAAAAGACAAGGGCTAAGGTAACAGAAATTATACCTCAAAGATTATAGGGTTTCTCTTGCCTGCATAGTGTACATCTTGTAATTCCCCAAATGGGGGAGAAAGAAGTGAGTTTGGGATATCAGCAAAGTAAAAGTAAGAGCTTCCCTCATTGCGCTCAAACAGCTCTGGGTGATTACAGACCTAAAAGGCAATGCAGGCAAATAACATCCAATTCAAACCAGAAAAAGGAGCCAAATTTAGCAAAATTTGCAATAGGGAATGGTTGTTTTCTGGGCAGTTGGGTTCTTCTGAATGATTTTACATATATGATCAAAAGTAAGAAACATACTATAACGATATACTACCTTCCGTAGCTGCATGACAATATTCATCAGGCTAAGTAACTTCTTATCATTTAGATTTCCACGACTTCCATCAAGCAACTCGTTAAGCGAGATCTTATTTTTTATAGCTTGATAGAAAACTTGTTGACGAGAACTCAATTTGCAGGGAAcaatttcttctttctttttggtCATTTCAGCAATGACATCAATCTTAACCCGGCGGAGCATAAAGGGCTTCAAAATAGCATGCTGTGAAAAAAGAGAAGTGTCATTATAATCTTAGGAGGATAGCAATTGTACCAAGACTCAAAATATTCAATAAACAACAACATAAACAGTATGATCATGTCTTACCAATCTACTAAGCTGATGTACATTCAAAGCTCCTCCATGCTCAGCATGACCCTCAATACTGCCAAAACATCAGCAACTTAAGGATGGACAAAATAAAGAAGGTACAACTAGAAATagaaacacacaaaaaaaaaacagtaccCCTTTGAGAACCACTCGTTGAACTGTTCATGGCTGTCAAATAGAGTGGGCATGATGAAATGGAGAAGTGCCCATAACTCAGCCATATTGTTTTGTATTGGTGTCCCAGTAAGAAGTAGACGGTTCCTACAGTTGAAGCTCAGTAATGTCTTCCAGCGCTGGCTGCAGCAGAGAGATAATTTGTCAAGCAAGGGAAGGCATATAGGATAGTTCCTTAATAAATCAatgaaaacacacacacacacacacacacacacagagagagagagatttcaACATGCAAGTCACCTGCTTGAACTTTTGATAGCCTGGGCCTCATCCAGTACCATGTATTGCCACTTAACACGTCTCAAAAGCTTCTCTTCATTCACAAGTATCTGATAGTTTGTAATAAGAATGTGGAACCTAGCATCTCTGCAGAGTTAAGAGAGAAAAGGTTAGATGATTAGGCAAACAAGTTATGAGCTTTTTAAAGAAAAGGGTCACTCGCATAAGTTTCTGCCCTTGCCAGCAACTTACCTGCGATACAGACGCTTGGGGTTGATATTCTTTCGAAGAACCATCCTCTCTGGGCCCCAGTAAGGAAGTATCTTTAGGTCAGGGCAGAACCTAATCAACTCCTCAGCCCAATTATTCACAACAGATGCAGGAGCCACCACTAGAAAGGGGCCCCATATGTTTTTGTCCTGTGTGATATATCGAATGGTTACCATCCAACCATTAGGTGTTAGATTTATACTCCTGTTCCAAATTGcaagtcattttggcttttctaggaatCTAGGTACATACTGGCTTTTGCTATGCACCGCTATGTCTAGATACTTGgtaaaaattatgtatctagaaaagccaaaaataacttacaatttggaatggagggagtactttatTCTAAAATATATATAGATACGTTAACTGGATGAAAGAATAAAAAAATGAGTTAAAAATAACAGGAGATTGATCACAAACCCCAAACACATCATGGTACGAAATAATAATCAAGCACTGGACTAGTGGAAAAAAAATTATGTTAAAAGATAAATTAACCAACCTCAGCCAAATGAGACAGGAATGCCATAGCCTGAACAGTTTTGCCAAGACCCATCTCATCAGCAAGAATGCCATTCAACCCCTGCAATTCCAAAGTTTAAAGTGAATCAAAGAGTAGTGCTCATACTAAATGGTAAAAATGTATATGCTTTTAACATTAACAATTTACCTGTTCATAACAATTAACCAGCCACTGTAAGCCCTTTAACTGATATTCTTTCAATACACCCTTAAACAACTCCGGTGTCTGCACAGATGACTTCTCAGGCATTGTTGAGCTAAAAATAAGATAGTACCAAAGCAATCAGGTCTAGAGAGCTCATTTATAATGTTGTAAATAATAAACAAATTTTCAAGCAGAACTTACGGGTGTAATAGATCAATCTTGCTAGGGTCCATGCTAGATGAATCATCAGTTGGAAGAACAGATTCAGAAGTTTGACGAAGCCTCACAATTTCACTATCAAATGCATTTGTCTTCATCTTTTGTTGAGAGACGGCATGCTGTGCTGCTCTCAAGGCCTCTCTTTTCAATTGAGCTTCCTCAGgatcttcttcctcatcttcaTCAGGGACATCTTCCTCATCAGGAGGTGCTGAGCCACCAGCCTTGTTCTGCATGAAATGACTGTAAAGCTCTGTTTGTGACAGCAGAAAGTTTAGCCTCTGTTGCTGTCTTTTGGCTTCACGTAGCTCCTCCTCACGTTTCAAAGCTTCAGCAGCTTCTCTTTCCTCTTTTTTCCTCAACTCATACTGATGCAGACAGGAAAAGAATTGAGTGTCATAATCTTATGTGTCTTGTTTTGAAGACAACTAAAGGGAAAGCATGTGCTAAACTGAACCAAACAAATGAGATATATGCAAGAGGAGTGGAAGAGAGAATATATGTTGAACTCAGTGCAGATAAATAAAAGGACTGAGAAATCAAAAAAGGTATAAATTTAAAATAAGCCTCAGCAGAGCGTAAGGGCAAAAAGAAAACCTGCTCTTTGTCTACACGTTTCCAAAATATCAGCATATCCCTAGCCAACTTCCTTGTACGTATTGCCGCACACCTCATCAGTTTCAGTGACCTGCTTACTTTGAGCTTTACCTGGATATTTCAGACAAACATTAAGACTGTAAACAAGAGCACATGAGAATTGTACGGTAAAGGCCAACAATATAAATGGGCACAATACCTCTCGTTGACAACTATCAGAGAAGCGCTTCGCATCTACTTGTTGTTTCTTCATCAAAGCAGTAAAATTCCTGTGATGCTTTGGGATGCTTTTGGTAGCAAGAGACTGCCATAGTTTGTAAGTCTTTTCAGACTCTTCTTTCACAATTACAGAAGGTTCCTTCTTTACTATTTGCTTCTTTGGTAAGCTACGCTCGATAATCTGCATTAATGATATCACATGGTTGCTAAATACAATGAATATAAAAAAGTGCAACTACAGTTATATCAGCTAATACCAACCTCATATGTATCTCCTTTTTCCAAGACTTTGACATAATGAACCTGCAAATTGCCAGCTTCTGATATAATAGACCTTTGTATCCTCCCAGCTGCTCCTTCCGGAATTGCAAAGGGGTCCTCGGTAACTTGCAGAGAAAATTTCTGCACCTTTACCCTTTCCTTGAGAGATTCAAATTGTGGCAGGGGTTCAGATAATCCACCACGATTGGAAGCTTCAAACTTTTGGTCAGTACCAAGCATTGCTGCTAGGGTGCGTAAATCTAGCATGCCCTTCAAGAAGTGTTCCTCGACACGTATATCAGAAGAAACAGGGAGATTAAGGGATGATGCTAACTTATCATAACCCTCTGGAACTAAGTAGCGTATATTATCCCCCATATCTAAATAGGTTGAATCAAGGGATGCTACAAGCTTGTTAAAACCACCATGAGTTTTAACACATTCTATCCCATTATACTCATGTGAGGCTTCTACCCCATCTAATGTCGCAACATCCCTGAAATCACTTGCGTGCTTCATAGTTTTTTTACCACCATTTTTGTGTTTTATTTGGGGGGTTGCCACACGAGGAGGATCAGAACTAAAAGCACCCTCCTTGAACTTTGACCTCCGGTACTTCTGGACATGTTCACTGAGCATAGCACGGTAGTGCTCCTCTGTTATTTTGTTACTATAGGCGTCTGCCTCATCATCATCGCTGGCACCATTAAGATGCCTTTTTCGCTTCCGATGCAGGCCATGGGAAGCATCATTTACACCATTGTACTGATCCAACAAGGATCCTTGACCTAAAAAGGAGAAGCTGAATAAGACAAATGATTCATATAGAAACATAACAAACGGTAACAGAGTTGCTCAAGCTGCAAGATGGGTTTTGAAAACAAACTACTGTTCAAAAGATAACTCTTAAACAGAAAACGTCAGAATAAAGGTCAAAGAGATAAAGGTGGCCGACCTTCACTGCTTGGACTCCCATTTGAGCTGCTATTACCATAGCAGGCAAGATCTTCTGGTACAGGAACCCTGAAGTTCAGCAAAGGCTGCAACAGTATTTCCAGTACCCCCCATCATCAGAATGGCATACCAATAGGAATAAGAAGGCAGAGAGACATAAGAGTAGATAAACTTATCTTCTTCACAAAGTTCAAAAAACAAGAGAACATGAATGTTACTCTACCCATTTCTACACTACCTGAGACTACAAGGTTTAAAGATCCTACACAGTCCAAATTGATAGATAAGCAACAATCAAAACAACACGAGTAATAAAATGATGGACCAATAGCTCAAAGATGCAAACAAATAAACAACACTGGCATGATCAACCGAAATTTCCCTTAGCAGGCACAAATCATAAGATTAGCAAACTGCATAAAATCAAAACACAACTATGCATTTTGCTGATGAAAACTATGTAAAATATAGCATGACAAGGAACTGTTTACGATGCATGAGTGCGCATGCTTAGAAGAATGAAACACCAAGCAAAACTAGTCTGTGTGAGTTTAGAGAATACAAGAATAGCAATAGTGACAATTGACACACTGCAAACTAAGCAGACCACAACCACACAATGCACAACATAAGAGCCTAGATAGATCCCAGCAACTAATAAGCGATCTATGTAACTCAAAACATTGAATAACTACATTAAGACCAACAACGTATTCAAGCAATTGTGCCAAAACAAATTCGCGGTCATGCATGAAATACTATAAATTTTGACAAAAATGATTACGCAGAAACAGCACAGCTGATATAAGTTAAACAAGACAATAAGAACACCTTTTCAACACACTAAGAATCATACTTAGACTAAAATAGAGCAATAAGGGAACCCAGTAACTTAGGCCTGGCAAAACACAATGCAGCAATTAAATGGTAGTCCAAACCAATTAAACAGTAGCGTTGAGTAACGAGTATCGGCCATCATACACAATAGAGCAGCACCACTAGGCAACCACTAACAACCGAACTGAAAAGGGGACCCCAACCCAAAATGGCCACCAGATTGcacccaaaaaaaaaaggaagggcACAAAGTATGTACCCCCGGGGAAAAGAATTAACCCAAAACCGAGCAATAACGAGCTCGGTGACTCAACAATTGCATCCACCACGCAGCGCCCAATCCAACACAGCCCCTAGCGCGCAGAGAAACCCTCTTCACGCGAGAGAGAGCAGAACTAAACAGCAAGAATAGCGGCTACCTCGAGGTTGAACAGCGTGGAGTAAGAgagcccgccgccgccgttggcGCCCCCGCCCCGCGGAGGCGCGCGGCGCGGATCCATGTAGAAAACCCTAGCGCCCCGGCTCGCCGCGCGAGGTGGGGAGCCGGGGAGGGAGGACGCAGGGGCCGAATATGGCGCCGAAGGCGCGGTGCGGACGTCGGCGGGGTCGGTGCCGCGGCGTCTGCGGCGacgggattagggttagggttcgtgggCGGAAGCGGAAGGGGATGGGGAAGGACGCGGAGGTGGAGGGAGGCGGTGGGGGTGGTGTGGAGGCCCTGTTGTGACGGGGTGGGGGAAGTAGTAGAACGAGGCATGGCTTTGGCTTGGCCGCGGaggggagagagaagagaggggagCAGAGAAAGCGAAACCGGAAGGGGACTGGGTTTTTCCGCTCCGCTCGACGTACGTGCGCCCACTAGACAGCTCTTGGATTTTGGAGCACGGCCTTtgttttcttctcttctttttgtcCCCTTCTGGGCAAAGACGAATTCTTTGCATCGGTGATTTTCAAACTTATCAAACTTATCAGGAAACGGATGCAAGCTATAAGAGTTtgttattactccctccgttccagatTATTTTGGAGCACGGCCTTTgttttcttctcttctttgttATATACGAGTTAGGGTTCGTAGTCATTATATTACTTTTTTTTttaagtcaaagcatctcaaatttaaccaaatttatataataagataaaaaaaatactaacttttataataccaaataagtattattagattctttattaattatatttttataatatatctatttgatgtcataaatctttgtaattttctctataattttggtcaaactcgaGATGCTTTGACTCGAAGAAAGTTtgagcgacttataatttgggacggatgTAGCCATGTTTTAAAGACGGCTAGGCATCCAGGCGAGTGCTTGGTACGCCTGGACACCTAGGTGccgcctaggcgacaaggcgccACTGTTTCCCAAGGTGAGCTGGGTACG
It encodes:
- the LOC136544940 gene encoding LOW QUALITY PROTEIN: chromatin-remodeling ATPase INO80-like (The sequence of the model RefSeq protein was modified relative to this genomic sequence to represent the inferred CDS: inserted 1 base in 1 codon), whose product is MDPRRAPPRGGGANGGGGLSYSTLFNLEPLLNFRVPVPEDLACYGNSSSNGSPSSEGQGSLLDQYNGVNDASHGLHRKRKRHLNGASDDDEADAYSNKITEEHYRAMLSEHVQKYRRSKFKEGAFSSDPPRVATPQIKHKNGGKKTMKHASDFRDVATLDGVEASHEYNGIECVKTHGGFNKLVASLDSTYLDMGDNIRYLVPEGYDKLASSLNLPVSSDIRVEEHFLKGMLDLRTLAAMLGTDQKFEASNRGGLSEPLPQFESLKERVKVQKFSLQVTEDPFAIPEGAAGRIQRSIISEAGNLQVHYVKVLEKGDTYEIIERSLPKKQIVKKEPSVIVKEESEKTYKLWQSLATKSIPKHHRNFTALMKKQQVDAKRFSDSCQREVKLKVSRSLKLMRCAAIRTRKLARDMLIFWKRVDKEQYELRKKEEREAAEALKREEELREAKRQQQRLNFLLSQTELYSHFMQNKAGGSAPPDEEDVPDEDEEEDPEEAQLKREALRAAQHAVSQQKMKTNAFDSEIVRLRQTSESVLPTDDSSSMDPSKIDLLHPSTMPEKSSVQTPELFKGVLKEYQLKGLQWLVNCYEQGLNGILADEMGLGKTVQAMAFLSHLAEDKNIWGPFLVVAPASVVNNWAEELIRFCPDLKILPYWGPERMVLRKNINPKRLYRRDARFHILITNYQILVNEEKLLRRVKWQYMVLDEAQAIKSSSSQRWKTLLSFNCRNRLLLTGTPIQNNMAELWALLHFIMPTLFDSHEQFNEWFSKGIEGHAEHGGALNVHQLSRLHAILKPFMLRRVKIDVIAEMTKKKEEIVPCKLSSRQQVFYQAIKNKISLNELLDGSRGNLNDKKLLSLMNIVMQLRKVCNHPELFERNEGSSYFYFADIPNSLLSPPFGELQDVHYAGKRNPIIFEIPKLVYEGIICNTENSGNICGFQNGYLNRLFNIFLASNIHRSAIPEVNSSNESVLSSGAFGFTRLSNLCPVEASFLATASLFERLVFSVMQWNRNYTDEIMDAFLDSEDPDIQSSQNDSTKVRAVARLLLSSTKGKPSLLRTKIGTGPSDGPYEALVLSHRDRLASNIRLLRSAYAFIPPARAPPINVWCADRNFAYKFTDEMHDPWAKKLFLGFARTSEFNGPRQPVALHPLIQELNTDFPILEPMLQLPYRIFGSSPPMSNFDPAKMLTDSGKLHTLDMLLRRLRAEGHRVLLFAQMTKMLDILEDYMNFRKFKYFRLDGSSAISDRRDMVRDFQNRNDVFVFLLSTRAGGLGINLTAADTVIFYEIDWNPTQDQQAMDRTHRLGQTKEVTVYRLICKDTIEEKILQRAKQKNAVQELVMKGKHVQDDHLMRQEDVVSLLIDDTQIAHKLKEISMRAKDRQKKRRAKGIKVDKEGDLTLEDLDDATATATATATAEAVDQDKTTSKKKKSSHKKHTNTHDNDNTDKTGEPDVGDHPGSSHTENEXAEPRPKRSKRLMKSITDDKELAAAAVDHEEPANEAENHRAHDYDGTEEAQDGTPA